A window of Streptomyces sp. Je 1-332 genomic DNA:
CGTCCCCAGAGAGCCCGAAGACCCGGCCGCCTACTCCTACTTGCTGGGCCTCTACCTCGGCGACGGCTGTGTCAGTTTCCAGCGGCGAGATGTCTACTCCCTACGGATCGCCTGCGCCGACGCGTGGCCTGGTCTCATCGAAGCTTGCGCCAGCGCCATCCAGTCCGTACGACCGGACAACAAGGTCTGCCGCGTCCAGAGCGGGGGCTGCCAGTACGTCAGCAGCTGGAGCAAGCACTGGCCCTGCCTTCTCCCCCAGCACGGCCCCGGCAAGAAGCACGAGCGCCGCATAGCCCTCGAACCCTGGCAGCAAGAGATCGTCGACGCCCACCCCTGGGAACTCATCCGCGGCCTCATCCACTCCGACGGCTGCCGCACCACCAACTGGACGACCCGCATGATCGGCGGCGAGCGCAAGCGCTACGAGTATCCGCGGTACTTCTTCACCAATCTGTCGGGCGACATCATCCGGCTCTTCACCGACACCCTGGACAGCGTCGGCGTCGACTGGAAGGCAGCGAACCAGCGCAACATCTCCGTCGCCCGCAAGGCCTCGGTAGCCCTGATGGACGTGCACGTGGGCCCGAAGTACTGACCTGAGTACCGCCCCACCCCCACCCACGCAATATGACGCGTCACTCCCCTCCCCCGCCCTCCCTGGGAGCTGCCCCAAATCCCCCGGAAACCCTTGCCCCGCCCCGCACCCCGCTGCGATCTTCGGCCGCATGACTCCCTTGAACCGGCGTACCTTCGTCGCCGCCGCCGCGGGTGCCGCCGCGGCGGCCGTGGCCATGAATCCGCAGACCGCATCCGCCGTCGACCGTGAGGGCACGGGCAAGGGCGGGGACGACTTCGCCGATGCCGACAAGGGGTTCATTGCCGCCCTTACCCCCGGGGTCGTGAAGAACGTCAAGGGCCAGGTCGTCTGGGACAACGACGCGTACGACTTCCTCAAGAAGGACGCCCCGGAGACCGCGCACAAGAGCCTGTGGCGCCAGTCGCAGCTCGTGTCGAAGCAGGGGCTCTACAAGGTCACCGACCGCGTGTACCAGGTGCGTGGCCTCGATCTGTCGAACATGACCCTCATCGAGGGTGACACCGGTGTCGTCGTGATCGATCCGCTGATCTCGGCGGAGACCGCTGCCGCCGCGCTCAAGCTGTACCGCGCGCACCGTGGTGACAAGAAGGTCACCGGGCTCATCTACACGCATCCTCACGTCGATCACTTCGGCGGCTGCCGAGGCGTGCTGCCGGACGGGGCCGGTGATGTGCCGATCCTCGCTCCCGACGGCTTTATGGAGCATGCCGTCTCGGAGAACGTCTACGCCGGGACTGCCATGCAGCGGCGCTCCGGGTATATGTACGGTGCGTTGTTGCCCAAGTCGCCTGCTGGGCAGATTGGTTGTGGGCTGGGGCAGTCTGTTTCCGTGGGGTCGATTGGGCTGATTCCGCCGACCAAGGACATCACCGAGACCGGTCAGGTGGAGACCGTCGACGGGGTGCGGTTCGAGTTTCAGATGACGCCGGGGACCGAGGCGCCGGCCGAGATGAACTTCGTGCTGCCGGATCTGCGTGCGGTCTGTATGGCGGAGAACGCGACGCACACGATGCACAACATCATTACGTTGCGTGGCGCGCAGGTGCGGGATGCCCGGCAGTGGGCGCATTATCTGAATGAGTCTGTCGTGCTCTTCGATGGGCGGGTCGATGTTGCGTTTGCTTCGCATCACTGGCCTACGTGGGGTGGCGGCACGATCGTGGAGCTGCTTGAGCAGCAGCGGGATCTGTATGCGTACATGCATGATCAGACGTTGCGGATGATCAATGCGGGGATGACGGGGCGGGAGATAGCCGAGGAGATCGAGTTGCCGCCGGCGCTTGCGGGGGTGTGGGCGAATCGTGGGTATTACGGGTCGCTGAGTCATAACGTGAAGGGCATTTATCAGCGGTACATGGGGTGGTTCGACGGTAACCCCGCGCACCTGTGGGAGCACCCTCCCGTCGAGGAGGCCAAGCGGTACGTCAGGGCGATGGGTGGTCGTTCGGCGACGGTCGCGAAGGCCAAGGGGTTTGCGAAGGACGGCGATCTGCGGTTCGCGGTGACGTTGCTCAATCATGTGGTGTTCGCCGATCCCCATCACAAGGCCGCCAGGTCTGAACTTGCCCGGCTGTACGTGAAGTTGGGTCAGGCTGCGGAGAATGCTGTGTGGCGGAACTTCTATCTGATGGGTGCTCAGGAGTTGCGGGAGGGTGTGCAGGACTCCCCCACCTCGGTGGTGAGCGCCGACATGTTGATGGCGCTCTCTGTCGAGCAGTTGATTGACTCCGTGGCGATCCGTGTGAACGGGCCGAAGGCCTGGGATCTGAAGCTTCGGATGGACTGGAGTCTTCCGGCGCTCGGCAAGGTGTGGCATCTGACTTTGCGGCATGGGGTGTTGACGTATCGCAGCGATGCGAAGAAGGACCCGGGTGCGGGGGTTACGTTGACGATGACCAAGCCGCAGTTGCTGGCGATGCTGGGCGGTAAGGGGCTTGGTGACATCAAGGTGGAGGGTGACGTCTCGCTTCTTACTGATCTGCTGGGCGTGGTGGATAAGCCTGATCCGAAGTTCGCCATCGTGGCGCCCTAGGCGCGCCCTCACGCCTGAGGGCCCTTCACACGCGAGGGGCCGCTCCCCCGGAGCGGCCCCTCGGTCCGTGCGGACAGTCCTCCTACTGGGGGCTGTCGTCCTCGCCGATGTGGTGGATGCGTACGAGGTTGGTGGAGCCGGCGACTCCGGGCGGTGAGCCTGCGGTGATGACGACGACGTCGCCCTTCTCGCAGCGCCCGTACTTCAGGAGCAGTTCGTCGACCTGGCGGACCATGGCGTCGGTGGATTCGACGTGCGGGCCGAGGAAGGTC
This region includes:
- a CDS encoding transcriptional regulator, with the translated sequence MRKRALTLVGQGRSLNSVSKETGISRAAIRSWQTRVEPLGWMHRTVPCPRCCDVPREPEDPAAYSYLLGLYLGDGCVSFQRRDVYSLRIACADAWPGLIEACASAIQSVRPDNKVCRVQSGGCQYVSSWSKHWPCLLPQHGPGKKHERRIALEPWQQEIVDAHPWELIRGLIHSDGCRTTNWTTRMIGGERKRYEYPRYFFTNLSGDIIRLFTDTLDSVGVDWKAANQRNISVARKASVALMDVHVGPKY
- a CDS encoding alkyl sulfatase dimerization domain-containing protein → MTPLNRRTFVAAAAGAAAAAVAMNPQTASAVDREGTGKGGDDFADADKGFIAALTPGVVKNVKGQVVWDNDAYDFLKKDAPETAHKSLWRQSQLVSKQGLYKVTDRVYQVRGLDLSNMTLIEGDTGVVVIDPLISAETAAAALKLYRAHRGDKKVTGLIYTHPHVDHFGGCRGVLPDGAGDVPILAPDGFMEHAVSENVYAGTAMQRRSGYMYGALLPKSPAGQIGCGLGQSVSVGSIGLIPPTKDITETGQVETVDGVRFEFQMTPGTEAPAEMNFVLPDLRAVCMAENATHTMHNIITLRGAQVRDARQWAHYLNESVVLFDGRVDVAFASHHWPTWGGGTIVELLEQQRDLYAYMHDQTLRMINAGMTGREIAEEIELPPALAGVWANRGYYGSLSHNVKGIYQRYMGWFDGNPAHLWEHPPVEEAKRYVRAMGGRSATVAKAKGFAKDGDLRFAVTLLNHVVFADPHHKAARSELARLYVKLGQAAENAVWRNFYLMGAQELREGVQDSPTSVVSADMLMALSVEQLIDSVAIRVNGPKAWDLKLRMDWSLPALGKVWHLTLRHGVLTYRSDAKKDPGAGVTLTMTKPQLLAMLGGKGLGDIKVEGDVSLLTDLLGVVDKPDPKFAIVAP